The Nicotiana tabacum cultivar K326 chromosome 1, ASM71507v2, whole genome shotgun sequence genome segment aggcgccatcacaaccgggtatttggggtcgtgacatgttggtatcagagcctaggttacataggtctcacgagtcatgagcttagtagagtctcgcggatcagtacaaaGACGTCTCTATTTATCCTTGGGAGGCTGTAGAACTTTTATGAAAACTTctcattcttgaattcctgtcgtgcaaatctgttgattctagtactaaacttttgttattgtattctctcacagatggtgaggacacgtgctaccggttaggatggacgaccaccagtaccaccagctggggccactagaggtcgtggtaggggcaggggtgtagcctgcacaacagctagggcaacacctgtagatccaccagctgccccagttcaggatcaggtccagttgtggacgctccagtagaaccagctcaagcaccagctgtgcctattgtgattccaggccttcaggaggctttagctcagattctatcagtatgcactgtcCTAGCTAAggtggtctcagttactacagccgtagctacttctcaggccgggagaggtactcagactcccgttgctcgcacacctgagcaggttatgCAGAGACTTTAGACATCGGGAGAaactccagcccagccggttgcaccagcttaggagtatgtggtaccagttatgcctgacGACGAGCAACgttgattggagaggtttggtagacttcagcctccgactttcagtggtactGAGGGCGAGAATGCCcggggtttcttggacaagtgtctgaggattcttcgtacaacgggtattccaGAGACTAGTGGtgtagcatttactactttttagttttcttgagctacctttacttggtgggaggcttatgagaagCGTAGGCCTATTGATGCAGCGCCCCCtacctagcagcagttctccgttctttttccggagaagtatgtgccacagtctagaaaagaggagctgtgcaggtagttcgagcagttgtatcagggagatatgactgtgataCAGTGTGAGATGCGTTTCTCTAAGTTAGCTCTTCATgtagtctggttggttcccacggattgagagaggatcaggaggttcctTGATGGCCTCATATATCGgtttcggattctcatgactagggagagggtgttaggtgctacttttgaggggTTGTCGACATTGCCCGCGAGATTGAGTTAGTTCAtcaccaggagcgagatgagagggaggcaaAGAGGCCTCGGGGACCTGGTAGTTTTattggtgctccttcgagaggtcagttttagcatggcagaggtcgtccattcaggcatgctcagtcagctcacccaggttatcgtggggcatcatcgagTCATGGTTCTCATTAGGGTCATTCATCaatcagtgcccttccagcctagagtttatcccatgctccatcagttcagggctcttctatgctaggtgcatctgctagtcatctCAGTACtagaggttcccttcagtccccgtctccattATTGgggagttgttacgagtgtggataatttgggcatatgaggaggaagtgtccttgtcttcttgagggtcagtctcagcagaggggtcagccctcgacttcagctccagttactttaccacccgctcaggcagctaggggtaaGGGTTagtcagctagaggtcgccccagagggggaggtcgatcaggtggtggtcaggcccgtttctatgaactcccagccagaccagatgatattgcttcagatgctgtgattacaggtattgtctcagtctgtcgtagagatgcctctgtattatttgatcctagttccactttttcatatctTAATCATACTTTgcccgttatttggatacgccccatgagtctcttgtttcatctgttcatgtattaactccgatgggcgatactattagTTGTTGACCGTGTAtaccggtcgtgtgtagtgactattgggggtctggagacctgagtggacctattgttgttgtgtatgctggactttgatatgatattgggcatggattggctatcttcgtgtcatgctattttggactgtcatgctaagacaatgacgTTGTCTATGCCTGGTGTACCACGGATTGAGTGAAGAGGTTCGACCGATTTTGTCCCcaatagggtgatttcatttctgaaggcccagcggatagttgggaagggttgtctttcatgcTTAGATTTTGTGAGGGGtatcggtgcagagactcccagtattgattttgttcttgttgtgagggattttcccgatatttTTCCTGCAGATCTatcaggcatgccaccggacatggatattgattttggtattgatgtgGTGCCGGGCAttcagcccatttatattccaccatatcatatggcatcggcggagctgaaagagttgaatgagcagtttcaggaactccttgataaggggtttattcagcctagtgtgtcaccgtgggaTGCCcttattctatttgtgaagaagaaggatggcacgatgaggatgtgcattgattacaggcagttgaacaaagtaacaatcaagaacaagtatcatttgcctcgtatcgatgatttgtttgaccagcttcagggagcaagactgttctctaagattgatctccgttctgggtatcaccagttgaagatcagggacttggatattcttaagacaactttcaggacccgatatggccattatgagttccttgtgatgtcttttgggcagaccaatgccccagcagcgttcatgcatttgatgaacagcgtgtttcggccttatctcaactcttttgtcatagttttcattgatgatattctggggtattcacgtagtcaggaggagcatgcggagcatttgagagttgtgttgtagagattgagggaggagaagcttcatgaaaagttctccaagtgtgagttttggctcagttcagtggcattcttggggcacaaggtgtccagtgagggtaattaggttgatccaaaaaagatagaggcggttcagagttggcccagccCGTCCTCAGCCctagagattcacagctttcttggtttggcgggttattacaaacgttttgtttagggattttcatctatagcatcacccttgaccaagttaactcaaAAGAGTGCTTTATTCAGGTGgtcaaatgagtgtgaggagatctttcagaagctcaagactgccttgaccacaactctagtattggtttttccatcagcttcaggttcatatacagcgTATTGtaatgcttcaagagttggtattgggtatatgttgatgcaggagggtagggttattgcttatgcttctcgtcagctgaagccccatgagaagaactaccccgtttatGATCTAAAGTTGGCTGCCATTTTTCACGtgttgaagatctggaggcattatttgtgtggtgtgtcttgtgaggtgtttactgatcatcatagcctccagcacttgttcaaatagaaggatctcaatttgaggcagtggagatggttggagctgctaaaggattatgatattactatcttgtaccatccgggaaagtccaatatggtggtcgatgccttaagtaggaaggcggtgagtataggGAGTTTGGCGTATaatcctgttggggagagacttcttgcagttgatattcaggccttggtCAATCGGTTCATggggttagatatttcggagcctagtcgggttttggcttgtgtgatttctcggtcttccttatttgatcgcatcagagagcgtcagtatgatgatcctcattttcttgtcctaaaGGATAGAGTTTAGCACgatgatgctagggatgtgactattggtgatgacggagtattgaggatgtggggtcggatatgtgtgcccaatgtggatgggcttcgggagttgattctagaggaggcccatagctcgcggtattccattcatccaggtgccgcaaagatgtatcaggatctgagacaacatcataggtggaggagaatgaagaaagacattatgggatttgtagctcggtgtctcaattgtcagcatgtgaaatatgagcattagagaccgggtggcttgctttagcagatggatattccagagtggaagtgggagcggatcaccatggactttgaagTTGGGTTCCCACggatttgaagaagtttgatgctatttgggcgattgtggatcggctgaccaagtccgcgcacttcattcctgtgtgtactacctattcttcagaccGGTTGGTAGAGATAAACATCCGGGAGATTATTTGTTTGGATGGtatcccagtttctatcatttcaaatagaggaactcagtttactttacagttttggaggtcggtacaacgagagttgggtactcaggttgagttgagcataacttttcaccctcagatggacgggcaatccgagtgcactattcagatattggaggacatgttgcatgcttgtgtcattgattttgaagggtcatgggatcagtttctaccactcgtaGAGTTTGCtaataacaacagctatcagtcgagtattcagatggctttatatgaggctttgtatggtagatggTGTAGATCTATggtcggttggtttgagccagatGAGGCTAGTCTACTAGGTACatacttggtgcaggatgctctagacaaggtgaaggtgattcaggagaggctttatacagcgcagtcgagacaaaagagttatgctgacaggaagcttcgggatgtgtcctacatggttggtgagaaggttctgttgaaagtttcacccatgaagggtgttatgagatttgggaagaagggtaaattgagtccttggttcattgggccttttgagatgctTCGGAGTATTGGggagtggcttatgagcttgcttttccacccagcttatcgagtgtgcatccggtatttcatgtttctatgctccggaagtatattggcgatctgtctcatgttttggattagatgatgatttgatgtataatgtggagccagtggctattttggagcgtcagattcaaaagttgaggtcaaaggatatagcttcagtgaaagtgcagtggataGGTCGGCCTGTGGAGAAGGCTATCTGGGAGACCAAGGGGAGATGCgtagcagatatcctcacctatttgaggcttcaagtatgtttcttgactcgttcgaggatgaacatttgtttaagagggggaggatgtaacgacccgaccggtcgtttcatgagttatcgctccgtttcccctatttctgattcttgttgtcttgttcaactgtattatgtgttatcgggttggttggttcgggttcggagaggttttggaaaggaaatgagacacttagtctcttttgagtaagcttaagttgaaaaagtcaaccggatattcacttatgtgaaaaagggctcggatgtgaattccaatggttcggatagcttcgggaggtgatttaggactcaggagcatgatcggaataggttttggaggtccaaggtagatttaggcttgaattggcaaaattagaattttggcatttttcggttgataggtgaaattttgatataggcgTCGGAAcgaaattctggaagttggagtaggtctgttgtgtcttttttgacgtgtgtgcaaaattttaggttatttggacgaggtttgatagactttttgatcgaaagcggaatttggaagtttttggaatttctAGCCTTGAATCCaatgatgatttggtgttttgatgttgttttgagtgttccgaagattggaacaagtttgaatgatgttataagATATGTTagcatttttggttgaggtcccgagggcctcgattGTGTTTTGGATGACCAACAGAACATTTTTGGATGTGAGAAGTAGCATTTTTTGCTAGTATTTTGTTGCATGTATTTTgctcttcacgatcgcgtagaagggACCGCGATCACGTAGGCAAATTCGGGGCAGGGGTGAAGTTGTTCTATGCATTCGCATATAGGAGGTCGCAATCGCGGATATTTGAGAAGTTATGCTTTACGAATGCGAGGCCAGGGCCGCGTTCGCGTTGAAGAAGGCAAGCTGGTGTGCAGTGGAGGTAATTGCTCTATGCGACCGCGTGAGGCAAGATGCAATCGCGTAGGTTTGGGTGATTAAGCTTCACGAACGCAAGGGaatttacgcgatcgcgtaaggtaaaTTGTGGGCCAGcgaagtttgtgcttcgcgatcgcgatggatCTCCTGCGATCGCGATTAAGTAATTTTTATAGCTGGGCAGAATAAAAGGCCATTTTCGCGATTTTTAGCCCaggttcaccatttttgactcggttttggagcttcttgagggatattgaagagggaatcaaagagaacttcttggaggtaagaattatggacttaatactcgattttattgtgatttctacctaattaaacatgaaatttgggggatttgaagcctaaaattggggaggtAAATTTACTCATCAAGTATTTTCTGGTAAATTTCATTAATTTAAAAGTCAACTCCTTTGAAGCCTTCTCAGAAGGTTATGATCAGTTCAACTCGACAATATTTCCCATCCTAGATAATGGAAGCTTACCTCCCAGGTCTTAGAATCTTGTACTTTCCCAACTTGGTAAGATCCACCACTTTTGATCTTGCTCGCCCAGCCGGAAGAATTCCGCCATCATAGACATATGCACAATTCTCCCAAAGGTTCTCAAAATCTTTGATGTTTATGCTACTGGGTTGTCCACTGAGGTTAGCGCTAGTAAGTGCAAGGGCACTTCTAGAACCACGGGCGATTACCCTGATGAAGTTATAGTCAGGCACTCGGATGCCTATGCTCTCTAATCCAGGGTTTAATGACTTCTCAAGGATACTTGACTCACCTGCAATATATCTAAATTCAGCCTCTAGTACAGAAGATTTATAAGAGAAAGATAAAAGCTTCTAAAACTACTGAACACGGGCCAGTATTTGCCCAGGTGAGTGACTCTTCTTGGTCCTTCTTCAAGTGTCTTACTTGAGAAGTTACATACATTTACTATGTAATAATAAAGTCCTAACTTGAGATATTTAACCTTAAGTCCTAAACAGAGCTTGAATAACGATACCCATCCCTGCCACATTTGTTGGACGTAACATACAATAAGCTACTAACCTCGCCTTAAGACCATAGTTATAGGTCCTGGAAGTAGGCAGTCAAGCAAGCCATGAGGCAGATGATCTGTCACAGCGTAACCTTGTATATCATGAACATCTCCAACACAAATCGCCAGAGGACTTGTATGCTTATGTCCTTTGATCTCATAAATACGATTCACTACCTCAGCAGAACTACATCAAtgcacccagcttatcgagtgtgcatccggtatttcatgtttctatgctccgaaagtatattggcgatctgtctcatgttttggattagatgatgatttgatgtatgatgtggagccagtggctattttggagtgtcagattcgaaagttgaggtcaaaggatatagcttcagtgaaagtgcagtggataGGTCGGCCCATGTAGGAGGCTATCTGGGAGACCAAAGGGAGATGcaaagcagatatcctcacctatttgaggcttcaagtatgtttcttgactcgttcgaggatgaacgtttgtttaagagggggaggatgtaacgacctgaccggtcgtttcatgagttatcgctctgtttcccttatttctgcttcttattgtcttgttcagctgtattatgtgttatcgggttggttggttcgggttcggagaggttttggaaaggaaatgagacacttagtctcttttgagtaagcttaagttaaaaaagtcaatcggatgttcaCTTATATGAAAAAGGgatcggatgtgaattccgatggttcggatagcttcgggaggtgatttggggctcaggagcatgatcggaatgggttttggaggtccaaggtagatttaggcttgaattggcaaaattagaattttggcgttttccggttgataggtgaaattttgatataggagtcggaacggaattctggaagttggagtaggtctgttgtgacTTTTTttacatgtgtgcaaaatttcaggtcatttggacgaggtttgatagactttttgatcgaaagcggaatttggaagtttttggaatttctaggcttgaatccaatgatgatttggtgttttgatgttgttttgagtgttccgaagattggaacaagtttgaatgatgttatgggatatgttagcatttttggttgaggtcctgagggcctcggttGTGTTTTGGATGACCAATAGAACATTTTTGGACGTGAGAAGTAGTAGTTTTCGCTAGTATTTTGTTGCAGGcattttgctcttcgcgatcgcgtagaggggACCGCGATCACGTAGGCTAATTCGGGGTAGGGGTGAAGTTGTTCTATGCATTCGCAGATAGGAGGTCACGATCGCGGATGTTTGAGAAGTTGTGCTTTACGAACGCGAGGCCAGGGCCGCGTTCACGTTGAAGAAGGCAAGCTGGTGTGCAGTGGAGGTGATTGCTCTATGCGACCGCGTGAGGCGAGATGCAATCGCGTAGGTTTGGGTGATTAAGCTTCACGAACGCAAGGGaatttacgcgatcgcgtaaggtaaaTTGTAGGCCAGcgaagtttgtgcttcgcgatggATTTCCTGCGATCGCAATTAAGTAATTTTtatagctgggcagaatgtttaaaaggccattttcgcgatttttggcctaggttcaccattttttactcggttttggagcttcttgagggagattgaagagggaatcaaagagaacttcttggaggtaagaattatggacttaatactcgatcttACTGTGATTtatacctaattaaacatgaaatttaagggattcgaagcctaaaattggggagttagggcttggaaattggagaccttaatctagggatttgaggggtcatttgtggtcggattttggtattcttggtatgtatgaactcgtgggaggataaggattctattgatgtgacttttatcaaattttgagacatgggccagggggtcgggttggaccaattttgggatttttggtataatttgattattttcgcatagGCTTCGTacccttagcatattctaatgttatgattctgattttgggtagattcggtgcgagttgaggccgaggtgagaggcaaaggcatcacggagtagtatttcatccggtttgaggtaagtaaccattgtatatctggacctgagggtatgaaaccccagtaTTTTgcattgttttgataaatgaggtgatgcacattctaggtgacgagCGTGCGGGCGTGCatcggtagggattgtgacttgatccgtcccgtagcgactattaagctgcgtatttgattttaaatcttatgatatcttgtattttagagattgatattatatttgggtTGTATGTATGTTTGGgaccttgtgccgacctgtttagacccttaggggcatttttactattttcctcacACTAAttattttgaaagcatatccccAGTCATGTTTTAtccatttattatttaaatccggttttatcactctacttcttaatacACGAAAAcggtttgggctgagttccctgatttccaCTAATATGCTCGAGTGGCtgtaaggttaatgactgagagaggttgagaacctaatagtgaggattttatatatattatggattgggttgtacgccgcagcaatattatatatattatggatcggtctgcacgccgcagcgatatttatatggatcgggctgcacgccgcaacgatatatatattggatcaggcTGTGCGCCGCAGCGACAtgacgcttgggttgtaggaaccccttcggagtctgtacacccccagtgagcgtaatcgactataaactatggatcgggctgcacgctgcagcggttattatgattattactattatgagatattattgagccgaagtgctgagtgtgagtactattgacgagagctgagtcacgagtgactgagaggcttgcccgagaggttatatttatgagtgataccttacCCGAGGGGCCCTTTTTATGATATTTTGTTTCTTTCACTCTTCTTTCTATACtaagcctctgttgaaaactgctaaataaataatttaagagtATTTTTAATTGAAACTTAAGTTTTTACGAGATGACTGGCTTTTAAATTACAGAATTTGACTTGGAATTTCTGTTGAGAccttttatatgatttttactgctcgtcactgcactcagatcttatttactttagttacttactgagttggcgtactcatgttactccttgcaccttgtgtgcagatccaggtgcccgagtagCAGAGTGAGGGTTCCCAGCACTCTCAGAGTTTtaccggagactgcaaggtagctgcacggcgttcgcagccccactttcctccttcctatcttagttttctgcatttttagacttatgatgtattagTCAGTCAGTTTGGGTTGTATTTAGAGACTCTTGACTTATAACACCGGATTGTTGTgctgtgttggtatattttgtactATTTTTCGCATATTTCAGTTGATTTATATATTTCTTATGAGAATTCGAAACTTGATCAGTttttgaaaatggttttataaaaagaattcactgtgtttacttgttatgttggcttgcctagtactgtgataggcgccatcacgaccggggtatttggggtcgtgacacaaacttaaaacttcagagagtttatATTTTCACACTTTGGCAAGCATTCAATTGGCGGTCAGCATCTGAAATGTGCGACCGTGAACGTACTTTTGCTATTGCACAtagaattgtgcggtctgcacaaataAAGTGCGGTCCGTAGTTCCTTCAGTACTTAGCCATTTGATTTAGTTCATCTGAAAAAATGATAACCTGgttttataaagtacaaaaaattAGATGAAATTAACGTTGATTGCATCACAACTGAAGCGAGAGAACCTGGAAAACATACTTCCTCCGTCCTAACTTATGTGActccttttcttttagtcagtCCTCTTTTtatatttggtaa includes the following:
- the LOC142161928 gene encoding uncharacterized protein LOC142161928; this translates as MDNGLGLHGENDIIAAPGNEVPPVNPDGAVDPISVSSRISINGNWASTLKIASAEVVNRIYEIKGHKHTSPLAICVGDVHDIQGYAVTDHLPHGLLDCLLPGPITMVLRRGESSILEKSLNPGLESIGIRVPDYNFIRVIARGSRSALALTSANLSGQPSSINIKDFENLWENCAYVYDGGILPAGRARSKVVDLTKLGKYKILRPGR